TGTTGCTAATTACGGTATGCCGAATCATTTACGTATTACTGTCGGTTTGCCAGAAGAGAATCAGCGTTGTCTGGTTGCGCTAGAGAAGGTGTTGAGTTTGTGAGTGGTTTTTTAGCGCAGCGTATAGCTGTCATTGGATTAGGGTTAATTGGTGGTTCACTGGCTAAAGCGCTGCGTGAACGTGGTCTGTGTAAGACTGTTATAGGTTATGATCGTAACCCGGATGAACTGGCAGCTGGCTTGCGGTTAGGTGTTATTGATGAGGTAGCCGATTCACTTGTTGCTGCTGCTGAAGCAGATGTCGTAGTGTTAGCTGTGCCTGTGAAGGTCATGGAATCGGTGCTGGCTGAATTAAAACCAGCATTGCGCAGCGATACAGTGATTACTGATGTAGGTAGCGTAAAGGGTAATGTTGTTCGGGCGGCAGAAACTATATACGGCACTATGCCGCCATATTTTATTCCTGGGCATCCTATTGCCGGTTCGGAAAAAAGTGGTGTTGCAGCTGCTGATTCGGGGTTATTTAAGTGTCATAAAGTCATCATCACACCGTTACCTGACAGTAACTCAGATGCGGTTACTCTGATAAGCCGTATGTGGCAGTTAGTTGGTGCGGAAGTTTTACGTATGTCAGTTGACCGGCATGACGAAGTACTTGCTGCTACCAGCCATTTACCCCATTTGCTGGCATTTTCTTTGGTAGATACGCTTTCACAGGAACAAGAGCGGAATAATATTTTCCGTTATGCTGCGGGTGGTTTCAGAGACTTTACCCGAATTGCCGCCAGCGATCCGACGATGTGGCATGATGTTGGTATTGCTAATAAAGCCGCTATTTTAAGCAAGATAGACGAATTTTCCGAAGGTCTGGCGCAACTGCGCCAGGCTATCGAAACTGAAGACAGCCGTACCATGCTGGGTGTATTTACCCGTGCAAAAGCGGCTCGTGAACATTTTTCTAAGATTTTATCGGGCTCAGCCTACGCAAACGATATGACTACAACAAAAGAAACCGTATTTCATTTACAGCCTGGTGGTCAGGCTAAAGGTCAGGTACGTGTACCTGGTGATAAATCAATTTCACACCGCTCAATCATGCTGGGCTCTCTGGCGGATGGTGTTACTCATGTCAGTGGTTTTCTGGAAGGTGAGGACAGCCTTGCAACCTTACAGGCGTTCAGAGATATGGGCGTCGTAATTGAAGGTCCACATCAGGGTGAGGTTAAAATTTATGGTGTGGGTCTTAATGGTCTGCGCCAGCCACCGGGCCCTCTTTATGTGGGTAACTCTGGCACCTCTATGCGTTTATTGTCAGGTTTGCTTGCCGGGCAAGCCTTTGATGCTGAACTGACGGGTGATGCATCATTGACTAAACGCCCGATGGAGCGTGTGGCAGCGCCACTACGTTTGATGGGCGCAAAGGTTGAAACGGGCGAGAATGGTTGCCCGCCAGTTAAAGTAACCGGTGCGCAATCCCTGAAAGGTGTTAAGTATGCAATGCCTATGGCCAGTGCCCAGGTTAAGTCATGTCTGATGCTTGCTGGTTTATATGCTGAAGGTACCACCAGTGTGACTGAGCCTGCACCAACCCGTGATCATACAGAGCGTATGTTGCAAGGTTTTGGCTATAGCGTAAATGCATCTGGCGGTGAAATTGATTTGCAGGGTGGCGGTAATCTGCAGGCGACTAATATTGATGTACCTGCTGATATCTCTTCGGCAACCTTTTTCATGGTTGCTGCAGCGATCTCTCCAGATTCCGATGTGACACTTGAACATGTAGGTATTAATCCAACCCGTATTGGGGTTATCAATATTCTTACTCTGATGGGTACAAATATTGAAATGCTTAATGAGCGTGAAGTTGGTGGTGAGCCTGTAGCAGACATTCGTGTACGTTATGCTCCATTGAAAGGTATTCACATTCCTGAAGATCAGGTGCCATTGGCAATCGATGAATTCCCTGCATTGTTTATAGCTGCTGCTTGTGCTGAAGGCGAAACTGTTTTAAGCGGTGCTGAAGAGCTTCGCGTGAAGGAAAGTGATCGTATACAGGCAATGGTTGATGGTCTGAAAATCTTGGGTGCCGATATTGAGGGCACGCCAGACGGAGCGATTATTCGTCAGAGCCAGCTGAAAGGCGGTGTGGTTCAGAGTCATGATGATCACCGTATAGCGATGGCATTCAGCGTGGCTTCATTGCGTGCTACAGAAAATATCGAAATTCGTGAATGTAACAATGTCGCAACGTCATTCCCGAACTTTGTTGAGTTAGCACAGGAGCTTGGCCTGAACATCCGTAAGGAGGATGTCTGATGTCCCATGAATTTCCGGTAATAACAGTTGATGGTCCAAGTGGCTCAGGCAAAGGTACTATTTGTAGTTTACTGTCCCGAGAGTTGGGTTGGTCTTTACTCGATAGCGGTGCTTTGTATCGTTTAGTAGGACTGGCAGCGCGACACCACGGTGTCGCGCTGGATGATGAGGCTGCATTGGTTGTGCTGGCAGCACATTTAGATGTGCAGTTTTTGACAGCACAGTCAGGCGAAGTGCAGATCATTCTTGAAGGCGAAGAAGTGACTGACGTTATTCGCACTGAAGAGTGTGGTGCCGATGCTTCTCAGGTTGCTGCGCTTGGTCCGGTTCGGGATGCTTTGTTAGAGCGTCAGCGGGCTTTTGTTGCTGAGCCGGGATTGATTGCTGATGGCCGTGACATGGGCACTGTGGTTTTCCCTGATGCAGTGCTCAAAGTGTATCTGACTGCGAGTGCTGAAGAGCGTGCGAAGCGTAGATATAACCAGTTGATAAATAAGGGACTGGGTGCTAGTCTTCAAGCAATCACAGAGGATATCAGGGCGCGTGACGCACGGGATATAGGCCGTTCAGTAGCGCCATTAAAGCCAGCTGAGGATGCTATAAAGCTCGATACTACTACTATGGGTATTGATGAAGTCTTGGCGGAGGTGCTGGAACAAGCCAGGCATAAAGGCCTGCGCTAACGACCATTCTGCGAGGGTTGAGGGGTATGAGTGAAAGTTTTGCTGAGCTATTTGAAGAAAGCTTAAAAGAAATCGACATGACCCCCGGGACGATAGTCGCCGGTGTGGTAATGGCGATTGATGGTGATTTTGTCACGGTCAATGCAGGACTGAAGTCTGAAGGTGTCATACCCCGACAACAATTTCTCGATGATAATGGTGAGCTGCTGATAACAGTCGGCGATGAAGTTAGGGTTGCTCTGGTTTCTCTTGAAGATGGTAACGGTGAAACACAGCTGTCCCGGGAGAAGGCTAAACGGTATGAAGCCTGGCAGGTACTTGAGCTTGCCCATGCCAATGATGAAATTGTTACCGGTCATATTACAGGTAAAGTAAGGGGCGGTTTTACAGTAAGCGTAAATTCCGTTAATGCTTTCTTACCAGGTTCTCTGGTAGATATACGTCCTGTTCGGGACACTTCTCATATTGAAAATCAGGAACTCGAATTTAAGCTGGTAAAGCTTGATGCCAAACGGAATAACATAGTTGTATCCCGTCGGGCAGTGCTGGAGACCGCTTATAATCAGGAACGTGAGAAGCTACTGGCGAGTTTAGAAGAAGGACAGCGCGTTAAAGGCGTCGTAAAGAACCTTACTGATTATGGTGTGTTTATTGATTTAGGTGGACTTGATGGTCTGCTACATATAACGGATATGGCCTGGAAGCGAATTCGGCATCCCAGTGAGCTGGTTACAATCGGTGACGAGCTGGATGTTCAGGTCTTACGTTTTGACAAAGAAAAGAGTCGTGTATCTCTTGGGCTTAAACAGCTTGCAACTGATCCGTGGGATGAGTTTATTGATGCTTATCCGGTAGGTAGCAGAGTATCGGCTAAAGTGACGAATTTAACGGATTATGGTTGCTTTGCTCAGATCAGAGAAGGTATAGAAGGCTTAGTACATGTGTCTGAGATGGACTGGAAGAATAAGAATGTTCACCCATCTAAGGTTGTTCAGGTTAATGATGAAGTCGAGGTAATGATCCTCGATATTGATGCTAAGAAACGTCGTATATCACTGGGGATGAAACAGTGCCTGAATAACCCATGGGATACGTTTGCAGATACCCATACTAAAGGCACTAAAATTTCCGGTGTTATAAAGTCTATAACTGATTTTGGTATATTCATTGGCTTAGATGGCGGCATAGATGGTCTGGTGCATTTATCTGACCTTTCCTGGGACGAGCCTGGTGAAGAGGTGGTAAAGCAATACCAGAAAGGCGATAACCTGGAGGCGATTGTACTGGCTGTTGATGCTGAGCGGGAAAGAGTCTCTTTAGGTGTAAAACAATTATCCAGTGACCCGTTTTCTCTGTACGTCGAAGATGTACGTAAAGGTTCGATTGTTAAAGCTGTTATTAGTGTTATTGAGACGCGGCAACTAATAGTAACTCTTGCTGAAGGTGTGGAGGGGGCTATTAAACTTGCTGAGGCAAGCTCTGCTCGTATCGAGCAATTACAGGATCATTTCAAGGTAGGTGACCAGCTTGATGCTTTAGTTATTCAGGTTGACCGACGCAACAGGCATTTGGGGTTATCTGTTAAGCAAGTTGAGAAACATCAGGAAAAAGAGGCAATGGAAGCCATATCGAATCAGGATGTTGCTGGCAGTGGGCCAACAACGATTGGTGATTTAATAAAGGCGCAGATGGATAAGAAAAAATAGACTGGCCAAAAGAGTCTGTTTAGCGGTTTGTTCATTGTTGCTTCATATAAAATACGTTATCAATGCAGGAGGAGAGCTATGACAAAGTCAGAGCTGATCGAGCAACTGATAGATCAGAACCAGCAGCTTTCTATAAAAGATGTAGAGCTGGCGGTAAAAACCATGCTGGATCATATGACAGAATCATTGTCTGAAGGTGAGCGGATTGAAATTAGAGGTTTTGGTAGTTTTTGTTTACACTACCGTGCACCTCGTGTTGGCCGTAACCCAAAAACCGGGGATTCGGTAGCATTATCTGCTAAATACGTGCCTCACTTTAAGCCGGGCAAAGATTTGCGTGAGCAAGTAAATAACAGTTTGGCGGAGCAATAATACGCTGCGTTTTGAGTCATTCAGGGGATAGTAATGCGTTGGTTAAAATATCTGATCATCGTGATGTTGTGTATAGTTGCGTTGGTTGTCGGCATAGGCTTTGCCTGGCTTAATACTGATGATGTGGTGATCAATTTATTTTTTGTAACTTTACCCGAGGCGAGCTTATCTCTTTGGTTGATGGCTAGTTTCGTATTTGGCGGCTTTGCTGGAATTCTGGCAACGGGCGTTGGGATGATGCTGTTAAAGACTCAACTTAAAGCGGCAAAGCGTAAAGTAAATTCTGCTAATCAGGAACTCGACCGGTTAAGAACGGCGTCTCTGAAACAGAGTACCTGAAATGTCAGACCTGCTTTTAATCGGGCTGTTCTTTATAGCAGTAGGCCTGGGATGGTTCCTTGGACGTATGGGGAAAACTGTCCCGGCTGATACATCTTCCGGCTCACTGCAACGTGAGTATTTTGCCGGCCTGGATTACCTGTTAAGTGAAAAAACGGATGAAGCTATTGATAGCTTCATCCGTGCGTTAGAAATTAATTCTGACACCCTTCCTGCTCATATTGCGCTTGCAAAACTATTTCGCCGCAAAGGTGACGTCGATCGTGCAATACAAATTCATCAAAACTTGCTGGCCCGTCCGGACCTTTCTAAACATGATTTTTTACGCATTCAAATTGCGCTGGCAAAAGACTATTTCGCAATAGGGCTTTTTGATCGTGCTGAAAAACTATTGCTGGAGATTAACCAGCAGAATCCACCTGCAGAGCCCCGTCAGAAGGTTTTGACGTTATTAACTAAGCTGTATGAAAAAGAGCGGGAATGGCAACAGGCATTGCAGGTTGCCAGGCAGTTAGCCGCTAATGAAACCCGTGAGATTCAAACTGAACTTAGTCATTATTGCTGTGAGTTAGCGACAGACGATATTAAAAAACATCGTTATAAGCAGGCAAAAGTAAGATTATCACAGGCGCTGAATTACGATAATAATGCTGTCAGAGCTTCTTTATTACGGGCACAAATGGAGATGCAGCAAGCGAACTGGCGGGCTGCTATAAAAGATCTAAAATCAGTTGCTCAGCAAGATCCGGTATTTGTATCTGAAACGGTGCATTTACTTAAGAGTTGTTACTCAGAGTTAAATCGGTCTGACGAATTTGAGGTATATTTAAAACATTGTCTGGTTACAACACCTTCTACGTCTGTGATGTTAGGTATTGCTGATATTATTTTAGAAAAACAAGGGGCTTATCCCGCCGGTATTTTTATTACCGATGAATTAAAGAAGCGTCCAGCGGTGAAAGGTTTTAACAGACTGATTGATTTATATATCTCACATGCGGCCAAAGGCACTAATGAAAGTCTTTTGGTGTTGCGCGGACTGACAGGTCAGCTTGAGCAAAGTAAGCCTGTATATTTGTGTCACCGTTGTGGTTTCTCCGGTAAAAATTTACTTTGGCAGTGTCCTTCTTGTCAGAGCTGGGGTACAACCAAACCAATACAAGGCCTTGAAGGCGAATAACCATTTTATTGATTTAAGAGAAACTGATGAGCAAAAAGCAAATTATCGTTGCCTTGGATTATCCTGATCAGGCGGCTGCATTGGCTATGGCTGAGCGTCTTGACCCTAACCTTTGTCGCGTTAAAGTTGGTAAGGAATTATTTACCCGTGCCGGGCCGGCTATGGTGGAAAAGCTGCATTCAAAAGGCTTCGATGTTTTTTTGGATCTTAAGTATCACGATATTCCTAATACGACAGCTAAAGCGGTTCGCGCGGCAGCAGAGTTGGGTGTGTGGATGGTTGATTTACATGCAAGCGGCGGCAGAAGCATGATGGAAACTGCCCGTAATGAACTGGAAAAAGTTAACGGCGCGGATACCTTGTTGATTGCTGTAACGGTTCTTACCAGTATGGAGCGTAGCGATATGGTTGAGTTAGGTCTGGATCTGGACCCGCTTGATCAGGTAAAGAGATTGGCTTTGCTGGCACAGAGCTCAGGCATGGACGGAGTGGTGTGCTCTGCTCAGGAAGTACAGCCTTTGCGTGAGATTATTAAATCAGATTTCCAGCTGGTAACGCCTGGAATTCGCCCTGCAGATGCAGATGTTGGCGATCAGAAGCGGATTATGACGCCTGGTCAGGCGATTTCTGCAGGGAGTAGTTTTCTGGTGATTGGCCGTCCTATTACACAGGCTGAGAGTCCTGAAACGGCTTTAATTAAAATCCAGCAGGAAGTTACTGGCGCAGGTTGATCAGTCGCTTTTTAGTACTGGTTTGTATCATCGTAATTATCTGTGCTATTTTCATGATTCAACTAGTAATTTTGCAAGGATGCTTACTATGCTTAGATGGAATTTTTATAAAACTATTCTGGTTTCAATTGCATTGATTTTCTCCACATATTTATATGCTGGCGATCATCAGTTAGACATCAACAAAGCAAGTGCAGCCCAGTTGGCTGAACATCTTAGCGGTGTTGGTGCCAAGAAAGCTGATGCAATTGTTGCCTACCGGGATGAACTTGGCGGTTTTAGTAGTCTGGAGCAGTTGAAAGATGTAAATGGAATTGGCGCTGCTTTATTTGCTAAGAATCTTGATCGAATCACTCTCTCAGAGTCTGCCGTCGTTCTGGAAAAGCCGGATCCGGCTTCTTCTCAGTAATTGCTTAAGTATCAGAAAAGCTCTGCATTGCAGAGCTTTTTTATATCTGTCTCAATAATTTACACTCTGCTAGTTTAGAACGATTTTAAGCTAGTCATTGATAGCAATGACGGGAGTGTTTGTATGCTTTTCATTAGATGTTTCTAATTCACTATAGATTACTGATTTTTATCCCATTAGTTTTTCTTCAGGCTTTTCAGTTTAATTTCAGATTGGAAAATTATAGTGAACTCATTCTCAGAGAAGGACACAGAATAGGTATTCGTAGTCCGCTCTTATAATGCTTTTAATATCAAAGTGTTGTTAAACTAAATCCATACGACGATATCTGTAAACCGAGGTGAACTATGAAAACTAAGACTACAATTAAGCCGATTACTGCTGCTGTTGGTGCTGTTCTGCTGGCAGGTGTTGCTGCAATGCCTGTTACTGCTGCAGAAAATCCGTTTGCCGCTCAGGAACTGACTTCCGGTTATCAGCTGGCTGAAGCTGCTAAGAAAGTAGTTGAAGAAGGTAAGTGTGGTGAAGGTAAGTGCGGCGGTTCTGCTGAGAAGTCTTCCGAAGGTAAGTGTGGTGAAGGTAAGTGCGGCGGTTCTGCTGAGAAGTCTTCCGAAGGTAAGTGTGGCGAAGGCAAGTGCGGTGGTTCTTCTGAAAAGTCTTCTGAAGGTAAGTGTGGTGAAGGTAAGTGCGGCGGTTCCGCTGAGAAGTCTTCAGAAGGTAAGTGTGGTGAAGGTAAATGTGGTGGCGAGAAGAAGCCAATCGTTGAAGGTTAATACCTGATACCACATGATTGACCCCTCGTTGAAGTAGAGCCTGTTTGTCAGGCTTTACTTTCCACTGAGGGGTTATGTTTACTCAGAGAGGATAAACCATGACTAATCAAGCATTTCAGATTAAAGGCGCAGGCCTTGGATTTCGTCGCTGTATGGGCGATACGCTTGCTGAAGTCGGATCGGATCGGGTTGATTTTCTGGAGGTTGCTCCGGAAAACTGGATGCGGTTAGGTGGTCGGTTTGCAAAACTGTTCCGCCGTTATACTGAGCGTTATAACTTTGTTGCTCATGGTTTATCTCTTTCTATTGGTAGCCCTTCGCCGTTGGATATTGAGTTTTTAAAAGAACTGAAAGTCTTTATGGCGGAGCATAATTTTAAAGGCTACTCCGAACATTTGAGTTACTGCAGTGATGATGGTCATTTATATGATCTGATGCCTATTCCTTTTACTGAAGAAGCTGTGCATTACGTTGCAGGCCGTATCAGACAGGTTCAGGATATTCTTGAACAGCGTATAGCGATGGAAAATATTTCTTATTATGCTGCGCCGGGGTCTGAAATGACTGAGATGGAATTCTTCACTGCGGTTTTGAAAGAAGCTGACTGCGATATGTTGCTTGATGTTAATAACATTTATGTAAACAGTATTAATCACGGTTATGACGCGATTGAGTTTTTGAACCAGGTTCCTGGTGACCGAATCAGTTACATACATGTTGCTGGCCACTATAACGAAGCCGAAGATCTGATCGTTGATACTCACGGTGCAGATGTGATTGATCCTGTTTGGGATATTTTGCAGCATACATATGCCAAATTCGGTGCAGTACCAACATTGCTTGAACGTGATTTCAATATTCCGCCAATGCAGGAATTATTAAAAGAAGTAGATCAGATTCGTGATTTTCAGCAAGCCGCAAATGCTGCTCGTTTATCTCAGGTGAAGGGAGCGCAACATGCAATCGCATAAGCCTGACTTTACTGATCTGCAATACCGTTTTGCCGGAACAATTCGTGATCCTGAACATGTGGCGATACTTGAGGATGTAGAAGAGCGTCGTATGAATATTTACCGTGAGTTGTTTTATAACAATGTAGCGGGGTTTGTAAATTCAGGTTTTCCGGTATTAAAAAGCTTGTGTACCGATGCTTATTGGCAGCAGCTTATTCGTGATTTTTTAGTTGAATATCGCTGTCAGACGCCTTATTTCCTTGAAATTGCACAAGAATTTGTCAGTTATGTATCTGATGTACGTGAGCCACGGGATGACGATTTACCTTTTATGGCGGCTCTTGCGCATTATGAATGGGCTGAGTTGGCACTTGATACAGCTGAAGATTTAGATGATTTGAACGGTATTGATCCGGAAGGTGATTTACTTGCTGAGCATCCGGTTCAGTCTCCTTTGGCCTGGTCGCTGATGTATGAATATCCGGTACATCATATTAGTGAATCATTTATTCCTGAAGAAAAATCGGCGACACCTAGCTGTTTAGTCGTGTATCGAAATATTCAGGATGCAGTGAAGTTTATGGAAATTAATCCGTTAACTGCACGTCTACTACATTTATTGGCAGAAGACTCTGCTTTGAGTGGGCGGGAAGCCCTGTTACAGATTGCTGCCGAAATGGCACACCCTGATCCTGAGATGATTGTTCAGGGCGGCTTGAGCATCTTAGAACAATTGCGACAGTCAGAAATAATTTTAGGTACCAACAATAACTAAAAGCTGGGAATGTTCTATGGCTAACCAACTAGTGAAACACTATAACTCTGTACATAACTTGCTGGATAAAACCCGTTTTGCAGAAGGTATTGCACCTTTGCTGCTGCGGCTATATTTAGCACCTGTTTTGATGCAGGCCGGTTATAACAAACTTTCTCATTTTGAAGATACTGCTGCCTGGTTCGGTAATCCTGACTGGGGTCTGGGCCTGCCGTTTCCTGAGGTGATGGCTGCTTTGGCTGCAGGTACTGAATTTTTTGGCGGTGTTTTGCTGATTATTGGTCTGGCAACGCGCTGGATTTCAATTCCTTTGATGGTAACTATGCTGGTCGCAGCATTTACTGTGCATATAGATAATGGCTGGTTGGCTATTTCCGATGCCAGTAGCTGGTTAGCGAATGACCGTGTAATGGAGGCCAGTGAGCGTTTGTCCCGTGCTAAAGAAATTTTACAGGAAAACGGCAACTACGGTTGGTTAACAGGCAAAGGGTCTGTGGTTATTTTGAATAATGGTATTGAGTTTGCAATTACCTATTTCATTATGCTGCTGAGCTTATTCTTTACCGGTGGTGGTCGTTATCTGAGTATTGATTACTGGTTAGCGAAGTCTTTTCGTAACCAGGATTGAGTAGTTCGCTGTTCTCCACAGTGAGTAGACCTTTGCAGCACCTTTAGGTGCTGCTTTTTTATATCTGAATTTAATCAGATGCTTTGAGATTGCTGTGGTTCTTCTGCTGGCATCTGCGGCAATTTCTGTAATAAATCGTCGAGTAAAAACTGACAGGTTTCACTGCTGCTTACACCGGCAGAAAGACTTCCCAGTAGTTTATTTAACCACTCCCGGGTGATTTCTGGAGGTAAACTCTGATTATCAGGGAGGGTTTCGTCTTCAGCCTGCGTATTTTGTTTGAGGCAGCGGATATAGTTTTCTGTCTCTGTCGCAAGTAACTGGCTATGTTGTTCTAAGCTTTCGAATAGCTGTTGAAGACTGTGCAGGTCAATTATAGGTTCTTCGGCCTGATGGCTTGCAGGTGAAAGATAATCTGCATGTGAAAGAGTTATACCCATTAGCAAGCAGGCCAGGAAGGCAATCTTCCGTATCTGTTTAAGGAGTGGTAAAACGGACAGCATATTATTCTCCTGCACAGTGCTGGAATAAGCACTTTAAGACTCAAGTATAATTTCAGTTACCTGAATCTGTTCAGAATTTATTGTCCAGCGAATGTCCAGGTCATGCAGTTTGATACCGTATATACGCGTGTTTTGTTTGTTCTTATGGTATGCAGGACGAGGATCGCAGCGCAGAATTTCTTCTATTTGCTGTCGAAGTGGAGTATTTAACCGCAGAGCATGAGTTTCCATTTTTGCTTCAGCATCACCAGAATACTTAACAGCCAGTTCAAGCGTTTCAGCTTGTGTGGCCAATTCAAAATTAGCGTCTTCAATTATGTCGCTATACGGCAGATAAGGTTTAATGTCGAGAATAGGGGTTTGGTCGAGCAAATCTGCACCGCTGACATCCAGAAATACTGTGTTGTTTTCATGACGTATACTTTCGAGCTTTACCGGTGAAAGTCCAATTGGATTAGGTCGGAAAGGTGAGCGTGATGCGAATACTCCCAGTTTTTGATTACCACCAAGTCTCGGTGGCCTTACACTTGGAGACCAGCCCTTATCGACACAGGCACTAAATACGAATATTAGCCATATATGTGAGCAGGTTTCCAGGCCGCGAACCGCTTCTGGGGATGAAAACTCCGGCAGTAGTTCAATTGTGGCCATCATTGATTTTGCCAGTCCCGGTTGTCTGGGAATGCCGAACTTTTCTTTGAATCCGCTGTGGATAATAGCTATGGGGGGCAGATTGAGCTCGGTAGTCATAGTTTGTGAGTCTTAATATGTTTGAACAATGGCAGATTATATCCTTTATCGGTTTGATTTCGGATTTGTTTATGCCGTAGGGGGCTTATCGGTTCTGGCGAGCGCCATAATATCGACCCGCTTGCAGCCAGCCTGTTTGAGTATCTGGCTGATAATGTTAGCTGTGGCGCCAGTGGTAATAACGTCATCCACCAACATGACATGCGGCGGTGGTCTGCTGCGACAGTTAAAACTGTTGCGAAGATTGCTGCGTCTTTCTTTTGCGCTGAGGTGTATTTGGTTCGGAGTATGAACTATTTTCTGTAGAGTTTTAGTATCCAGCGATAACTGTAAATGCCGGCTTATCTCCTGGGCTATAAGCCAGGCGTGATTGTATTCACGTTTAAGCAGTTTTTGTGGGTGCATGGGGACAGGGATGATGCAATCAGGTCGCTTTGTCAGGCGAATGTTCAGCA
The DNA window shown above is from Aliamphritea ceti and carries:
- a CDS encoding HvfB family MNIO-type RiPP peptide maturase, translating into MTNQAFQIKGAGLGFRRCMGDTLAEVGSDRVDFLEVAPENWMRLGGRFAKLFRRYTERYNFVAHGLSLSIGSPSPLDIEFLKELKVFMAEHNFKGYSEHLSYCSDDGHLYDLMPIPFTEEAVHYVAGRIRQVQDILEQRIAMENISYYAAPGSEMTEMEFFTAVLKEADCDMLLDVNNIYVNSINHGYDAIEFLNQVPGDRISYIHVAGHYNEAEDLIVDTHGADVIDPVWDILQHTYAKFGAVPTLLERDFNIPPMQELLKEVDQIRDFQQAANAARLSQVKGAQHAIA
- a CDS encoding HvfC family RiPP maturation protein; this encodes MQSHKPDFTDLQYRFAGTIRDPEHVAILEDVEERRMNIYRELFYNNVAGFVNSGFPVLKSLCTDAYWQQLIRDFLVEYRCQTPYFLEIAQEFVSYVSDVREPRDDDLPFMAALAHYEWAELALDTAEDLDDLNGIDPEGDLLAEHPVQSPLAWSLMYEYPVHHISESFIPEEKSATPSCLVVYRNIQDAVKFMEINPLTARLLHLLAEDSALSGREALLQIAAEMAHPDPEMIVQGGLSILEQLRQSEIILGTNNN
- a CDS encoding HvfX family Cu-binding RiPP maturation protein, with amino-acid sequence MANQLVKHYNSVHNLLDKTRFAEGIAPLLLRLYLAPVLMQAGYNKLSHFEDTAAWFGNPDWGLGLPFPEVMAALAAGTEFFGGVLLIIGLATRWISIPLMVTMLVAAFTVHIDNGWLAISDASSWLANDRVMEASERLSRAKEILQENGNYGWLTGKGSVVILNNGIEFAITYFIMLLSLFFTGGGRYLSIDYWLAKSFRNQD
- the tsaA gene encoding tRNA (N6-threonylcarbamoyladenosine(37)-N6)-methyltransferase TrmO, translating into MTTELNLPPIAIIHSGFKEKFGIPRQPGLAKSMMATIELLPEFSSPEAVRGLETCSHIWLIFVFSACVDKGWSPSVRPPRLGGNQKLGVFASRSPFRPNPIGLSPVKLESIRHENNTVFLDVSGADLLDQTPILDIKPYLPYSDIIEDANFELATQAETLELAVKYSGDAEAKMETHALRLNTPLRQQIEEILRCDPRPAYHKNKQNTRIYGIKLHDLDIRWTINSEQIQVTEIILES
- a CDS encoding ComF family protein, which produces MICQLKHADRSTICRECQHDLPWLQYHCLICALPLPSDNNPCPACLRKKPVFNQAYCAFRYEFPIDALIPPGKFNNRTDYLIALSKLALLNIRLTKRPDCIIPVPMHPQKLLKREYNHAWLIAQEISRHLQLSLDTKTLQKIVHTPNQIHLSAKERRSNLRNSFNCRSRPPPHVMLVDDVITTGATANIISQILKQAGCKRVDIMALARTDKPPTA